The Megalops cyprinoides isolate fMegCyp1 chromosome 12, fMegCyp1.pri, whole genome shotgun sequence genome contains a region encoding:
- the tmem260 gene encoding transmembrane protein 260 translates to MISSDRSTWVLTGATAACVAALYLPCVQRAVPGGDSGELITAACELGVAHPPGYPLFTLLSRLALVLLPLGSPAHSVNLMSGLMGAAASGALCFSVCRVGGVGPGAALAGGVFAVSRLVWQWSMVAEVFSLNNLFVGLLFSLCACFHHADSTPQRRKFAQWGALCCGLGLCNQHTLVLYIVVIVPWVLLRLHSHQELSLRGLTQLGLCFLGGFLPYLYLPVSSYWNTARWSWGDQTSLHGLLTHLLRAEYGTFSLAKTDSPASLAAMLQAHLEHCMADLPLPVLILAGVALVLSPLNSRRRCVLPWLLASMLLLYSLFFAWRANLDIKKPLLLGVVERFWLQSDAVLCVLAGLGLSVLVEGLERRLGQGGLWRAGGWALTAGLVAHLAHSNYRECDQSRNDVVERFAQGLLDSIPQNSIILTRGDLPGNTLRYLHYCQGLRPDVSLVDQEMMTYSWYVAKLGHHHHKVYFPGRWWDPVQWEEKRTFSLEQFLLHNSQRAVFACIGLPNGDPSWQRSFAYWPWGICDQLVPAQARFHPEEWARRTRNMYNWTEPHDSFHPGTWERVANEEMWQARMKTAFFLFDLADKVEGETKTRLFELSYTLYKEIVEKHKDHPSNWDKNMALASERLLRSGARGHNPDNLLTQSIEHFTLYLEKEPTDPQADAIRTAVSHLLKERQRLRERHSS, encoded by the exons GTGGCGCACCCCCCAGGGTACCCTCTCTTCACCTTACTGTCCCGCCTGGCTCTGGTCCTGCTGCCGCTTGGCTCTCCTGCGCACAGCGTCAACCTGATGAGCGGCCTGATGGGGGCGGCAGCGAGCGGCGCGCTCTGCTTTTCCGTCTGCAG ggtgggaggggtggggccgGGTGCGGCACTGGCCGGAGGGGTGTTTGCTGTGTCCAGGCTGGTCTGGCAATGGTCCATGGTGGCTGAGGTCTTCTCCCTCAACAATCTCTTTGTGGgtcttctcttctccctctgtgcctGCTTCCATCATGCTGACAGCACCCCCCAGAGGAGAAAG TTTGCCCAGTGGGGGGCGCTGTGCTGTGGCTTGGGCCTGTGCAACCAGCACACACTGGTGTTGTACATTGTGGTGATCGTCCCATGGGTTCTGCTGCGACTCCACTCCCACCAG GAGCTGTCGCTGCGTGGCCTGACGCAGCTGGGGCTGTGCTTCCTGGGTGGATTCCTGCCTTACCTGTACCTGCCTGTCTCGTCCTACTGGAACACGGCGCGCTGGAGCTGGGGTGACCAGACGTCCCTCCACGGCCTGCTGACCCACCTCCTCAGGGCTGAATATGGCACCTTCAGCCTG GCTAAGACGGACAGCCCCGCGAGCCTGGCCGCCATGCTACA GGCCCATCTGGAACACTGCATGGCTGACCTGCCACTCCCTGTCCTCATTCTGGCTGGGGTGGCCCTGGTCCTTTCCCCCTTGAACAG caggaggcgctgtgTCCTGCCATGGCTGCTGGCAAGCATGTTGCTGCTGTACTCCCTGTTCTTTGCCTGGAGAGCCAACCTGGATATCAAGAAGCCCCTGCTCTTGGGAGTG GTGGAGAGGTTCTGGCTGCAGAGTGACGCGGTGCTGTGTGTCCTGGCTGGGCTGGGTCTGAGTGTTCTGGTGGAGGGGCTGGAGCGGAGACTGGGCCAGGGGGGGCTGTGGAGGGCGGGAGGCTGGGCCCTCACCGCTGGACTGGTGGCACACCTGGCCCACTCCAACTACAG GGAGTGTGATCAGAGCCGTAATGATGTAGTGGAGAGGTTTGCCCAGGGGCTTCTGGACTCCATCCCCCAGAATTCCATTATTTTGACCCGTGGTGACCTCCCAGGGAACACCCTGCGCTACCTGCACTACTGCCAGGGACTACGTCCTGACGTGAGCCTTGTTGACCAGGAG ATGATGACATACAGTTGGTATGTGGCGAAGCTGGGGCATCACCACCACAAGGTGTACTTCCCTGGGCGCTGGTGGGACCCTGTTCAGTGGGAGGAAAAGCGCACCTTCAGCCTGGAGCAGTTTCTGCTCCACAACTCACA GAGGGCCGTGTTCGCCTGCATCGGGCTGCCCAACGGAGACCCCAGCTGGCAGAGGAGCTTCGCTTACTGGCCCTGGGGCATCTGCGATCAGCTGGTGCCCGCCCAGGCCCGCTTCCACCCGGAAGAGTGGGCCCGGCGCACCCGGAACATGTACAACTGGACCGAGCCTCATGACAG CTTTCATCCTGGGACCTGGGAAAGAGTGGCCAATGAGGAGATGTGGCAAGCCAG gatgAAGACGGCCTTCTTCCTGTTTGACCTAGCGGACAAAGTTGAAGGAGAGACGAAGACACGTCTCTTTGAGCTGTCTTACACT CTGTATAAGGAAATAGTGGAGAAACACAAGGACCACCCCTCGAACTGGGACAAGAACATGGCGTTAGCCAGTGAGAGGCTGCTGAGGTCTGGGGCGCGGGGCCACAACCCAGACAACCTTCTGACCCAGAGCATCGAGCATTTCACCTTATATCTGGAGAAGGAGCCCACAGACCCCCAGGCGGACGCCATCCGCACTGCGGTCTCACACCTCCtcaaagagaggcagagactcCGAGAGAGGCACTCCTCCTGA